The Juglans microcarpa x Juglans regia isolate MS1-56 chromosome 2S, Jm3101_v1.0, whole genome shotgun sequence genome has a window encoding:
- the LOC121253364 gene encoding protein FAR-RED IMPAIRED RESPONSE 1-like — MGPPRPFIATSFTTSARIGQEDRPDCLEIEAPCTSTKGDEEILLNRPDERETDDGTTGTPQVVPSSDGDNIIEEPKSRMEFNLFEDLLSYYKNYAKKCGFGVMTQRSERLEDQSVKYVTLGCAQGEKARNKTSNVANPRPTGKMDYKAKIIALRVEGKMRLTIVHNTHNHGLNPMKFCFFRCNREVSESVKRVLDTNDLADIRLNKSYKSLVVGPGGFENLPFLENDCRNYIDKARHLRLGACGVGALRDYFMRMQYKNNGFFALIDLDDDKRLKNAFWIDPCSRAAYQYFSDVVTFDTTYLTNRYGMPFALFVGVNHHGQSILLGAGLISNEDT, encoded by the coding sequence ATGGGACCTCCAAGGCCATTTATCGCTACAAGTTTCACAACAAGTGCAAGAATTGGTCAAGAAGATAGACCCGATTGTCTAGAAATTGAAGCACCATGTACTTCTACTAAAGGAGATGAAGAAATTCTATTGAATAGACCAGATGAACGGGAAACTGATGATGGCACTACCGGTACACCACAGGTAGTGCCATCGTCGGATGGTGATAATATCATTGAGGAGCCAAAGTCGAGGATGGAGTTCAATTTGTTTGAAGATTTGTTGAGCTATTATAAGAATTATGCTAAAAAATGTGGGTTTGGGGTGATGACACAAAGGAGTGAGAGGTTAGAAGATCAAAGTGTCAAATATGTCACCCTTGGTTGTGCACAGGGAGAGAAGGCCCGAAATAAGACTTCCAATGTCGCCAACCCACGTCCAACGGGAAAAATGGACTATAAGGCAAAGATTATTGCCTTAAGAGTAGAGGGAAAGATGCGGTTGACAATAGTCCATAATACACATAATCATGGCCTTAACCCAATGAAATTCTGCTTCTTTCGATGTAACAGAGAAGTAAGTGAGTCTGTTAAAAGAGTCCTAGACACAAATGACTTAGCTGACATCCGATTAAATAAGAGTTACAAATCTCTTGTCGTTGGCCCAGGTGGTTTTGAGAACCTtccatttttggaaaatgattgtcgCAATTACATCGATAAAGCACGACATCTACGACTTGGCGCATGTGGTGTTGGAGCACTTCGAGATTATTTTATGAGGATGCAGTACAAGAATAACGGGTTTTTTGCATTGATAGATTTAGACGATGACAAGAGGTTAAAGAATGCTTTTTGGATAGATCCATGTAGTCGGGCAGCCTACCAGTATTTTAGTGATGTAGTTACATTCGACACCACATACCTGACAAATAGGTATGGGATGCCCTTTGCActatttgttggtgtaaaccaccacGGACAGTCAATTCTTTTGGGAGCTGGGTTGATTTCCAATGAGGACACATAG
- the LOC121252516 gene encoding glutamate receptor 3.7-like, translating to MKHFVFLPAMVFIWIFLIVSVHSQSPAVVNIGAIFTYNSVIGRAAKIAMEAAVYDVNANPTILNGTELKLLMNDAKCSVFFGAVGALQVLEKGVVAIIGPQSSAIAHMISEIANGLQVPLISYAATDPTLSALQFPFFFRTTQSDSYQMAAMANLIDFYGWKEVIAIFVDDDYGRNGISALGGELDKRALTIAQKFPLPIHFDLNDITDTLNKSKLLGSRVYVVHLNPDPKMRFFTIAQKLQMMTSDYVWLATDWLSTTLDSSSSLSKTSLHILQGVVGLRQHTPESRWKRTFASQWRKLVDEGKASSELNTYGLYAYDTVWTVAHSIDKFVKEHRKITFSFDDGLLKMNLTKVQLSKLRVFDGGSLLRRKLLETDFTGLTGQVQFNKEDRNIVSGSYDVINIDQMAVQLVGYWSNSSGFSILAPENLKSEENSNSHLDQKLKKVTWPGGSTERPRGWVIADDERPLRIGVPYRASFVEFATKLNNSHKMQGYCIDVFLEARKLVPYDVPYKFEPFGDGHSNPNYNDLVQKVKDEVFDAAVGDIAIVTNRTKIVDFSQPYATTGLVIVAPVHNSKSSAWVFLKPFTVEMWCVTAASFVIIAVVIWILEHRVNDDFRGPPKRQLVTMFLFSFSTLFKTNQEKTVSPLGRMVMVVWLFLLMVLTASYTASLTSILTFQQLSSPITGIDSLVASNWPIGYQVGSFTYSYLVDSLYIARSRLVALGSPEEFERALRQGPTNGGVAAIIDELTYVELFLSKQSEFGIIGQPFTKSGWGFAFKRDSPLAVDISTAILKLSENGELQRIRERWFCKTGCPGEGKRHAEPNQLHLISFWGLYLLCGIFTLGALLVFLLRMIWQFVRYKRQQRESSHPSPVSSEAHCSHVISSFINFIDEKEEAIKKIFHHENRQDQI from the exons aTGAAACACTTTGTGTTTCTACCTGCGATGGTTTTCATATGGATATTCCTTATTGTTTCTGTGCACTCCCAAAGTCCTGCTGTTGTGAACATCGGTGCAATTTTTACTTACAATTCGGTTATTGGTAGAGCCGCCAAGATAGCGATGGAAGCAGCAGTGTATGATGTCAATGCGAATCCGACAATTCTCAACGGTACAGAGCTGAAGTTGCTCATGAATGATGCAAAATGCAGTGTCTTCTTTGGGGCCGTTGGGG CTTTACAGGTGCTTGAGAAAGGGGTAGTGGCCATAATTGGTCCACAGTCCTCTGCTATAGCTCATATGATCTCTGAGATTGCTAATGGTCTCCAAGTGCCCCTTATTTCGTATGCTGCCACTGATCCAACGCTCTCTGCCCTCCAATTTCCATTCTTTTTTCGAACTACACAAAGCGATTCGTACCAAATGGCTGCTATGGCCAACTTAATTGACTTTTATGGATGGAAAGAGGTCATTGCCATCTTTGTGGATGATGATTATGGGAGAAATGGGATATCTGCTTTAGGTGGTGAACTCGACAAGAGAGCATTGACGATTGCTCAAAAGTTTCCTTTGCCTATCCATTTTGATCTGAACGACATCACTGATACCCTCAATAAATCTAAATTGCTTGGTTCTCGTGTTTATGTCGTTCATCTCAATCCTGACCCCAAAATGAGATTCTTCACTATAGCTCAAAAACTACAAATGATGACCAGCGACTACGTGTGGCTTGCAACAGATTGGCTTTCTACTACCTTAGATTCATCCTCTTCATTGAGTAAAACTTCACTCCATATCCTCCAAGGGGTAGTTGGGCTTCGTCAACATACTCCAGAGTCCAGGTGGAAGAGGACTTTTGCGTCTCAATGGAGAAAATTGGTAGATGAGGGTAAAGCAAGTTCTGAGCTGAATACGTATGGACTCTATGCTTATGACACGGTATGGACAGTTGCACATTCAATCGATAAGTTTGTAAAAGAACACAGAAAGATCACATTCTCTTTTGACGATGGGTTACTCAAAATGAACTTAACTAAAGTTCAGCTGAGCAAGCTGAGAGTCTTTGATGGTGGATCTCTTCTCCGTAGGAAATTATTGGAGACAGACTTCACTGGTTTAACTGGTCAAGTCCAATTTAATAAAGAGGATCGAAACATAGTGAGTGGTAGTTATGATGTCATTAATATTGACCAGATGGCAGTTCAATTGGTTGGTTATTGGTCCAACTCCTCAGGCTTTTCAATTTTAGCCCCAGAAAATCtgaaaagtgaagaaaatagTAATTCCCACCTAGATCAGAAGCTTAAAAAGGTTACTTGGCCTGGTGGTAGTACAGAAAGGCCACGCGGGTGGGTGATTGCAGATGATGAGAGACCGTTGCGAATTGGAGTACCATACAGAGCAAGTTTTGTTGAATTTGCTACTAAGCTGAATAACAGCCATAAAATGCAAGGATACTGCATTGATGTGTTCCTTGAAGCACGGAAATTAGTTCCATATGATGTTCCTTACAAATTTGAGCCGTTTGGGGATGGCCACTCCAATCCCAATTACAATGATCTTGTACAGAAGGTCAAAGATGAG GTGTTCGATGCTGCCGTTGGGGACATTGCAATTGTGACAAACAGGACAAAGATTGTGGACTTTTCACAGCCGTATGCTACTACTGGTCTTGTCATAGTGGCTCCAGTCCACAATTCAAAATCAAGTGCTTGGGTGTTTCTCAAACCATTTACAGTAGAAATGTGGTGTGTTACCGCAGCATCGTTTGTAATCATTGCAGTAGTTATTTGGATTCTTGAGCATCGAGTCAATGATGATTTCAGGGGTCCCCCTAAGAGGCAGCTTGTTACGATGTTTCT GTTCAGCTTCTCGACATTGTTTAAGACAAATC AGGAAAAAACAGTGAGCCCACTTGGACGGATGGTGATGGTGGTTTGGCTATTCTTATTGATGGTGCTCACAGCAAGCTATACAGCAAGCTTAACTTCGATTCTTACATTCCAGCAGCTTTCATCACCCATCACAGGAATTGATAGCTTGGTTGCAAGTAACTGGCCCATTGGGTACCAAGTAGGTTCGTTTACTTATAGCTATCTGGTCGACAGTCTTTACATAGCTAGGTCAAGACTCGTTGCTCTGGGATCCCCAGAAGAATTTGAGAGAGCACTTCGACAAGGACCAACTAATGGAGGGGTGGCAGCTATTATAGATGAACTTACATATGTGGAGTTATTTCTGTCGAAGCAATCTGAATTTGGGATTATTGGGCAACCATTTACCAAGAGTGGATGGGGATTT gctttcaagagagattccccACTTGCTGTTGACATTTCTACTGCAATCTTGAAGCTTTCCGAGAATGGAGAGCTTCAGAGGATCCGTGAAAGGTGGTTCTGTAAGACGGGTTGTCCAGGAGAGGGGAAACGGCATGCTGAGCCTAACCAACTCCACTTGATCAGCTTTTGGGGTCTTTATTTATTATGTGGTATCTTCACTCTAGGTGCCCTTCTGGTGTTTCTTCTACGAATGATTTGGCAATTCGTGCGTTACAAGCGACAGCAGAGGGAGTCTTCTCATCCATCCCCAGTGTCATCAGAGGCACACTGTTCTCACGTCATTTCCAGTTTTATTAACTTCATTGATGAGAAGGAAGAAGCTATCAAGAAAATTTTTCATCATGAAAATCGTCAAGATCAGATTTAG